The proteins below are encoded in one region of Metabacillus dongyingensis:
- the rpsN gene encoding 30S ribosomal protein S14, which produces MARKAKAVKERKRQAMVEKYRELRTQLKEEGDLEALRKLPRDSSPTRLKNRCEISGRPRGYIRKFKLSRIAFREYAHKGQLPGVKKASW; this is translated from the coding sequence TTGGCTAGGAAAGCAAAGGCAGTGAAAGAACGGAAACGACAGGCAATGGTTGAAAAATATAGAGAACTAAGAACACAGCTGAAAGAGGAGGGGGATTTGGAGGCTTTAAGGAAGCTCCCGCGTGATTCCTCCCCGACTCGCTTGAAGAATCGCTGTGAAATCTCAGGAAGGCCGAGGGGATATATACGCAAGTTTAAGCTTTCAAGAATTGCTTTTAGAGAATATGCCCACAAAGGACAGCTCCCGGGAGTGAAAAAAGCTAGCTGGTAG
- a CDS encoding Fur-regulated basic protein FbpA: MKTTIHGAAESRKNELIEQLLDMGIYRTAEGQLYELCESKLEKEFSDRMQRKGING, encoded by the coding sequence ATGAAAACAACGATTCATGGAGCTGCTGAATCAAGGAAAAATGAATTAATTGAACAGCTGCTTGATATGGGGATATATAGAACGGCAGAAGGCCAGCTTTATGAGCTCTGCGAATCTAAGCTTGAAAAGGAATTCAGCGACAGAATGCAGCGAAAGGGGATTAACGGATGA
- a CDS encoding FbpB family small basic protein: MRIKKKSFKELVEENKQTILNDKILLDKVYEKIDLKQSVKK, translated from the coding sequence ATGAGAATTAAAAAAAAATCATTTAAGGAACTGGTTGAAGAAAATAAGCAAACCATTTTAAATGACAAAATCCTGCTTGATAAAGTATACGAAAAAATTGATTTAAAGCAGAGTGTGAAGAAATAG
- the purU gene encoding formyltetrahydrofolate deformylase: protein MIGRLLISCEDRPGIVAAVSRFLANEGANIIHSDQHSTDPVGGLFFMRIEFQLLGIEDKIEEIRTRFEKTAEPFHIKWRMSCASDKKKIAIFVSKEDHCLQDLLQRFRLGELSAEISMVVSNHDDMREIVKPYGIPYHHIPATKDTREEAAKRHLSLLEEAHVDTVVLARYMQIIPPVMIERYKNQIINIHHSFLPAFVGGKPYNQAYDRGVKIIGATAHYVTEELDQGPIIEQDVERVSHRYQIKDLKRIGRDVEKLVLSRAVGWHLDDKVLVYENKTVVFP from the coding sequence ATGATAGGAAGATTATTGATTTCATGTGAGGACCGGCCTGGAATTGTGGCTGCGGTCTCACGTTTTTTGGCAAATGAGGGAGCCAATATTATTCATTCGGATCAGCATTCAACAGATCCTGTAGGCGGTCTGTTTTTTATGAGAATCGAATTCCAGCTGCTTGGGATTGAAGATAAGATTGAGGAGATCAGAACCCGATTTGAAAAAACAGCAGAACCGTTTCATATAAAATGGCGCATGTCCTGTGCCAGCGATAAAAAGAAAATTGCCATTTTTGTTTCTAAAGAAGATCATTGCCTGCAGGATCTTCTTCAGCGTTTCCGGCTTGGAGAGCTGTCTGCGGAAATCTCAATGGTAGTCAGCAACCATGATGATATGAGAGAAATTGTGAAGCCATACGGCATTCCGTATCATCATATACCTGCAACAAAGGATACTAGGGAGGAAGCGGCTAAACGCCATCTTTCTTTACTTGAAGAAGCCCATGTGGATACAGTTGTGCTTGCGCGTTACATGCAAATCATACCGCCTGTTATGATTGAGAGGTATAAAAATCAAATCATCAATATTCATCATTCGTTTCTCCCGGCATTCGTCGGCGGAAAACCGTATAATCAGGCATATGACCGCGGTGTGAAAATCATCGGTGCTACTGCGCACTATGTAACAGAAGAGCTAGATCAGGGTCCGATTATCGAACAGGATGTCGAACGTGTCAGTCACCGTTATCAGATTAAGGATTTAAAGAGAATTGGAAGAGATGTCGAGAAGCTTGTTCTTTCAAGAGCGGTTGGCTGGCATTTAGATGATAAAGTGCTCGTTTATGAAAACAAGACTGTCGTGTTTCCATAA
- a CDS encoding MATE family efflux transporter, with protein MNHKKYIMLAIPLTLSAMTTPLIGAVDTAVVGQLSDPAFIGGVAVGAVVFNTMYWLFGFLRVSTSGFTAQAHGAMDEKLMTLSLVRPLILAISVGILFVLFRNHISDLAMTIIEPADGVKDYALQYIDIRIWGAPFALIQYVILGWLMGLSRIKEAFYLQIGMNGMNIILDILFVQGFSWGVQGVAAATLIAEVCAVIVGFFLIISKKSFSFTSRELTEIFAWREVLTMLYVNRDLFIRTACLLIMFNLFTKFGASFGTEMLAANAILIQIHYLMAYFFDGFANASSILCGRAIGSNDKKDFSNTLSLSFQWSIYTALFVTFIYLLFKEALIRLFTRIEPVADLASEYGNWLLVYPAAAAFGLVLYGVFTGAASAAPVRNSMIYSLFVYLIALWSLLPIYENHGLWLSFLLFGIGRSLFLIMYIPGLKKRIHAL; from the coding sequence ATGAATCATAAAAAATATATCATGCTTGCTATTCCCCTTACTCTTTCTGCGATGACTACACCTCTTATTGGAGCTGTCGATACGGCTGTAGTCGGACAGCTCTCTGATCCAGCTTTTATAGGAGGAGTGGCGGTAGGGGCTGTTGTGTTTAACACGATGTACTGGCTTTTCGGATTCTTGAGAGTCAGCACTTCCGGCTTTACGGCACAGGCACACGGAGCCATGGATGAGAAGTTAATGACTCTCAGTCTGGTTAGGCCTTTGATCTTGGCGATATCTGTCGGCATTCTATTTGTCCTTTTTAGAAATCATATTTCTGACCTTGCCATGACAATCATTGAACCCGCTGATGGGGTCAAGGATTATGCGCTGCAATACATTGATATCCGAATATGGGGTGCGCCATTTGCATTAATTCAATATGTTATTCTTGGCTGGCTGATGGGTTTGTCGAGAATTAAAGAGGCTTTCTATTTGCAGATAGGGATGAATGGAATGAATATCATCCTGGATATCCTGTTTGTTCAAGGATTTTCATGGGGAGTGCAGGGGGTTGCGGCCGCAACTCTGATAGCGGAGGTTTGTGCGGTCATCGTTGGATTTTTCCTGATCATCAGCAAAAAGAGCTTTTCCTTTACATCTCGCGAATTAACAGAGATATTCGCATGGAGAGAAGTTCTGACTATGCTTTATGTGAATCGGGATTTATTTATTCGGACTGCCTGTCTACTGATTATGTTTAACCTCTTCACAAAATTTGGCGCTTCTTTCGGGACAGAAATGCTCGCTGCAAATGCCATTTTAATTCAGATTCATTATTTAATGGCTTATTTCTTTGATGGGTTTGCAAATGCTTCAAGTATCCTGTGCGGGCGGGCAATCGGATCCAATGATAAGAAGGATTTTTCCAATACCTTATCCCTTTCTTTTCAATGGTCAATTTACACAGCACTCTTTGTCACATTCATTTATCTTTTGTTTAAAGAAGCACTTATTCGTTTGTTCACCAGAATAGAACCAGTTGCAGATCTTGCTTCGGAATATGGTAATTGGCTGTTAGTATATCCTGCAGCAGCTGCCTTTGGTCTTGTTCTTTATGGAGTGTTTACGGGTGCTGCTTCTGCTGCGCCTGTGAGAAATTCCATGATCTATTCGTTGTTTGTATACCTGATTGCTTTATGGTCTCTTTTGCCTATTTATGAAAATCATGGCTTGTGGCTCTCTTTTTTATTGTTCGGCATAGGGAGGTCTCTTTTCCTGATCATGTATATTCCTGGACTGAAAAAAAGAATCCATGCTCTTTAA
- a CDS encoding ABC transporter ATP-binding protein, with protein MLEVKNVSKSYQSTLVLKDISFQMAQGECLGLIGGSGSGKSTLAKLILGIAQCDEGEVILNGADFQSLKKGELRRARRHVQAVFQDPSASLNPKLRIWKSIIEPLENYPDAVPPFLIEVKADKRKMAEILLSKVGLQQDLMNRYPHQLSGGQRQRAAIARGISLQPSLLICDEPTSSLDVSIQAQILNLLRELKNEFNMSYLFISHDMAAARYMCNRFAVLKEGSLVDLFSADDLFGVNRHPYTRKLIAAAMES; from the coding sequence ATGCTAGAAGTTAAAAACGTATCGAAATCCTATCAGTCAACGCTAGTCTTAAAGGATATTTCCTTTCAAATGGCCCAAGGCGAATGTCTTGGGCTCATTGGCGGAAGCGGAAGCGGGAAGAGCACGCTTGCAAAGCTGATATTGGGAATTGCACAGTGTGATGAAGGTGAAGTTATTCTAAATGGTGCTGATTTTCAGAGTCTAAAAAAAGGTGAGCTGAGAAGGGCAAGACGTCATGTGCAGGCTGTATTTCAGGATCCTTCAGCTTCCTTGAATCCAAAGCTTCGTATTTGGAAGTCAATCATCGAACCACTCGAAAATTACCCGGATGCAGTCCCTCCTTTTTTGATAGAGGTTAAAGCGGACAAAAGAAAGATGGCAGAAATCCTTCTGAGTAAAGTAGGCCTGCAGCAGGACTTAATGAACAGATATCCTCACCAGCTTAGCGGCGGTCAAAGACAAAGAGCCGCAATTGCAAGAGGCATCAGCCTTCAGCCAAGTCTGCTCATCTGTGACGAGCCTACATCCAGCCTGGATGTGTCGATACAGGCCCAGATTCTGAATCTCCTCAGAGAGCTGAAAAATGAATTTAATATGTCTTACCTGTTTATTTCTCACGATATGGCAGCGGCTCGATATATGTGTAATCGGTTTGCTGTCCTTAAAGAGGGTTCACTTGTTGATCTTTTTTCAGCAGATGACCTTTTTGGAGTGAATCGTCATCCCTATACAAGGAAACTTATTGCAGCTGCAATGGAAAGCTGA
- a CDS encoding ABC transporter ATP-binding protein, with protein sequence MTEVMELERIQHIDTSRADQAVLLEIRDLSISLRLSERKLVEKVNLTLKRGEMLGLAGESGSGKSLTALAVLGLLPPELYVAEGSIMLNGKKITCLSEKELRVLRGREIGYIFQHYQGSFTPFIKIGKQLVEAIRSHFELTKKEAKEKALMWLNRVQLPAERIFGSYPHQLSGGQLQRASLASALMLEPSLIIADEPTTALDVLAGEAILDLFAQLQHDLYCSVLLISHDLKHLLKRTDSMAVMYGGQIVEKGLTDTIKNRSIHPYTKLLLNARPVLSREQPKELTAIPGDPGLVAGDGCSFALRCPLAFEQCRAVPALEEAEILHFAACHAACDRRHE encoded by the coding sequence ATGACTGAAGTCATGGAACTTGAAAGAATCCAACATATAGACACATCGAGAGCTGATCAGGCTGTTCTTCTTGAAATAAGGGACCTCTCTATTTCATTGCGTTTGAGTGAAAGAAAGCTTGTGGAAAAGGTGAATCTGACTTTAAAGCGCGGGGAAATGCTTGGACTTGCGGGTGAAAGCGGAAGCGGAAAAAGCTTAACTGCTCTGGCTGTTTTAGGATTGCTTCCTCCTGAGCTTTATGTTGCTGAAGGTTCAATCATGCTAAACGGCAAAAAGATTACATGCCTTTCCGAAAAGGAATTGAGAGTCCTGCGCGGCAGGGAAATTGGTTATATCTTTCAGCATTATCAGGGAAGCTTTACTCCTTTTATAAAAATTGGCAAGCAGCTTGTTGAAGCAATTAGAAGCCATTTTGAACTAACTAAAAAAGAAGCTAAAGAAAAAGCCCTTATGTGGCTTAACCGTGTACAGCTCCCTGCAGAAAGAATCTTTGGAAGCTACCCCCACCAGCTTAGCGGCGGCCAGCTTCAAAGGGCTTCCCTTGCATCAGCGCTTATGCTTGAACCTTCCCTTATTATTGCTGACGAGCCGACAACAGCACTGGACGTGCTTGCAGGGGAAGCTATTCTTGATTTATTCGCACAGCTTCAGCATGACCTGTACTGCAGCGTTTTGCTGATTTCTCATGATTTGAAGCACTTGTTAAAAAGAACAGATTCTATGGCCGTTATGTACGGGGGACAAATTGTCGAAAAGGGATTGACGGATACCATCAAAAACAGATCCATCCATCCATATACAAAGCTTCTGCTGAATGCAAGACCTGTATTGAGCCGTGAGCAGCCAAAGGAATTAACTGCAATTCCGGGAGATCCCGGACTGGTTGCCGGTGACGGATGTTCGTTTGCGTTAAGATGCCCTTTGGCTTTTGAACAGTGCAGGGCCGTTCCAGCATTAGAAGAAGCAGAGATCTTGCATTTTGCAGCTTGCCATGCAGCATGTGATCGGAGGCATGAATGA
- the nikC gene encoding nickel transporter permease, producing MRGAYRMNSATMTWIGIISLSIIVLITLLGPILVPNDPLTANMAERLSPPSLTHPLGTDHMGRCIFSRLVIGSQATLGITSLVIAAVVLIGIPFGLLSGYIGGRIDTLIMRLADGLAALPEFILAIAIAGFLGPSLVNLMISVVLVKWISYTRVVRGIVLSEREKEYVLAAKVGGCPAWKIIIRHLLPQILSPVLVLAALDVGKVILIISSLSYLGLGAQPPAPEWGAMLNDGRPYFQTFPEMMVYPGLAIFLVVLSCNLIGEGLRDKLDVKSI from the coding sequence ATGCGGGGTGCTTATAGAATGAATTCAGCAACGATGACATGGATAGGGATCATCTCTCTATCTATCATTGTCCTTATTACTCTTCTTGGACCAATCCTTGTACCGAATGATCCTTTAACTGCGAATATGGCAGAGCGTCTTTCCCCGCCAAGTTTAACTCATCCTCTAGGGACGGACCACATGGGCAGGTGTATCTTTTCAAGACTTGTGATCGGATCTCAAGCTACACTCGGCATAACCTCCCTTGTTATTGCAGCCGTAGTTTTAATCGGCATTCCATTTGGTTTGCTTTCAGGATATATAGGAGGTCGGATTGATACATTGATAATGAGGCTGGCAGACGGTCTGGCTGCACTGCCTGAATTTATTTTAGCCATTGCCATTGCAGGCTTTCTGGGTCCGAGCTTAGTTAATCTTATGATTTCGGTCGTACTTGTGAAATGGATCAGCTACACAAGAGTAGTAAGGGGCATTGTTTTATCAGAACGTGAAAAGGAATATGTGTTGGCAGCTAAGGTTGGAGGATGTCCCGCATGGAAAATTATCATTAGGCATTTGCTTCCGCAAATTCTGTCACCAGTTCTTGTGCTTGCAGCACTTGATGTAGGGAAAGTCATTCTGATTATTTCCTCTCTCTCCTATCTTGGACTTGGCGCTCAGCCTCCTGCACCGGAGTGGGGTGCGATGTTAAATGACGGCAGGCCATATTTTCAAACTTTTCCTGAAATGATGGTATATCCAGGATTGGCCATTTTTCTTGTAGTATTGTCCTGCAATTTAATTGGAGAAGGTTTAAGAGACAAGCTGGATGTTAAGAGCATCTAG
- the nikB gene encoding nickel ABC transporter permease, with translation MLLLIRKRFLQLVMVIFLLSVFTFSLMKLAPGDPVLSILNADEMMVTQEDQARLRTELGFDQPLYKQYGQWMLGIVKLDLGTSYMSGKPVWDEMMDHLPVTLQLTAFALLVMVSISVPLGILSARNPGKWPDHISRVFALIGASIPSFWLGLIFIYFFAFKLGLLPSAGIGTFPQMILPSLSLGLSLAAVYSRLIRAGLLNTFSEDYVQAARARGVKEWRILWFHAFRAALLPVITVFGLSMGSLLGGAVVIEILFSWPGLGSMAVDAIFSRDYPLIQGYVLLTGVFVVAVNLLVDLSYQLIDPRINQERGKTG, from the coding sequence GTGCTTCTTCTTATAAGAAAAAGATTTCTTCAATTAGTGATGGTAATCTTCCTTTTATCTGTTTTTACATTCAGCTTAATGAAGCTTGCTCCGGGTGACCCGGTTCTGTCCATTCTGAATGCAGATGAAATGATGGTGACACAGGAGGATCAGGCAAGGCTCCGTACGGAACTTGGCTTTGATCAGCCTCTTTATAAACAATATGGACAGTGGATGCTTGGAATAGTGAAGCTTGATCTTGGCACATCTTATATGAGCGGGAAGCCTGTGTGGGATGAAATGATGGATCATTTGCCGGTCACCCTGCAGCTTACTGCTTTCGCCCTGCTCGTCATGGTGTCTATTTCAGTTCCGCTTGGGATTCTTTCTGCCCGTAATCCAGGCAAATGGCCTGATCATATCAGCAGAGTGTTTGCTCTTATTGGAGCATCTATTCCAAGCTTTTGGCTTGGCTTGATATTTATTTACTTTTTTGCTTTCAAACTTGGGCTTCTTCCTTCTGCAGGGATTGGAACATTTCCTCAAATGATCTTGCCCTCCCTGTCCCTCGGACTATCTTTGGCAGCAGTTTATTCAAGACTCATCAGGGCAGGACTGCTTAACACATTTTCGGAAGACTACGTTCAAGCAGCTCGGGCAAGAGGAGTGAAGGAATGGAGAATCCTCTGGTTTCATGCCTTTAGAGCAGCGCTTCTTCCGGTCATAACGGTCTTTGGATTAAGCATGGGCAGCCTGCTTGGAGGTGCGGTGGTCATAGAGATCTTATTTTCATGGCCAGGCCTTGGCAGCATGGCTGTTGATGCAATTTTCAGCCGCGATTATCCCCTTATTCAGGGATATGTCCTTTTAACGGGTGTTTTTGTTGTTGCTGTGAATCTGCTTGTAGATTTATCCTACCAGCTTATTGATCCTAGAATAAATCAGGAAAGGGGGAAGACTGGTTGA